The Uruburuella testudinis genome window below encodes:
- a CDS encoding FAD-dependent monooxygenase, whose protein sequence is MIYDALIIGGGLVGAAMAVALKQQQRRVALLEIRPPAADTAKLEQGWDARIYAISPANRAFLQSLQAWPSESRIQAVCRMDVRGDNGGRIEFDAEAIHAERLTSIAENRWLLAALWQQIRALDIPVFTEAAAAIATEIDSATLTLDNGETLKTKLIVGADGAGSWVRGQADIRVKEDAYGHHGVVANFHTEKSHGGTAYQWFKNGEVLAYLPLPGNKISMVWSTAEPEKLTLLPPEALAHAVTEQGGGILGKLSPLSPAFAFNLILRRPETTVAQRIMLIGDAAHTIHPLAGQGVNLGFGDVIEFAALSRGTPDLGAHQLLKRYMQNRLEPVRTMQLACDGLFRLFGNQSLPALPWLRNNGLNLVNAAAPLKHQMIKHAMGL, encoded by the coding sequence ATGATTTACGATGCTCTGATTATCGGCGGCGGCTTGGTCGGTGCCGCCATGGCTGTTGCTCTGAAACAGCAGCAGCGCCGGGTTGCCCTGCTTGAAATCCGTCCGCCCGCCGCTGATACCGCCAAGCTCGAACAGGGCTGGGATGCGCGTATTTATGCCATCAGCCCTGCCAACCGGGCTTTTTTGCAATCACTTCAGGCATGGCCGTCTGAAAGCCGTATACAAGCGGTTTGCCGGATGGATGTGCGCGGGGATAACGGCGGCCGCATCGAATTCGACGCTGAGGCCATTCATGCCGAAAGGCTGACCAGCATTGCCGAAAACCGCTGGCTGCTGGCCGCCTTGTGGCAACAAATTCGGGCACTCGATATTCCCGTTTTCACCGAAGCGGCCGCCGCCATCGCCACCGAAATTGACAGCGCCACACTCACACTCGACAACGGCGAAACGCTGAAAACCAAGCTGATTGTCGGTGCCGACGGCGCCGGCTCGTGGGTACGCGGCCAGGCAGATATCCGCGTTAAAGAAGATGCTTACGGCCATCACGGCGTGGTCGCCAATTTCCACACTGAAAAAAGCCACGGCGGCACGGCTTACCAATGGTTTAAAAACGGCGAAGTTTTGGCCTATCTGCCGCTGCCCGGCAATAAAATTTCCATGGTTTGGAGCACGGCCGAGCCGGAAAAACTCACCCTGCTGCCGCCCGAAGCGCTCGCCCATGCCGTTACCGAACAAGGCGGAGGCATTTTGGGCAAACTCTCGCCGCTTTCGCCCGCTTTTGCCTTTAATCTGATCTTGCGCCGCCCCGAAACCACAGTTGCACAACGCATCATGCTCATCGGCGATGCCGCCCATACCATTCATCCGCTGGCCGGACAAGGTGTGAATTTGGGCTTCGGCGATGTGATTGAATTTGCCGCACTCAGCCGTGGCACGCCCGATCTCGGCGCCCATCAGCTGCTGAAGCGCTATATGCAAAACCGTCTCGAGCCGGTGCGCACCATGCAGCTTGCCTGCGACGGGCTGTTCCGCCTTTTCGGCAACCAAAGCCTACCCGCCCTGCCGTGGCTGCGCAACAACGGCCTCAATCTGGTTAACGCCGCCGCCCCACTGAAACACCAAATGATCAAACATGCCATGGGCCTGTAA
- a CDS encoding multifunctional CCA addition/repair protein has protein sequence MQIYLVGGAVRDALLNLPVSDRDWVVVGADADAMLKAGYRPVGKDFPVFLHPDSHEEYALARTERKTAKGYAGFAFYADKNVTLEQDLARRDLTINAMAQASDGRIIDPFNGRNDLADGLLRHVSPAFAEDPVRILRTARFAARYGFQVASETMVLMQQMVAEGEADALVAERVWQELAKGLMEPQPRIMIEILRECGALKILLPEVDALFGVPQRADYHPEIDTGIHTLMVLQRAADMNLSLPERYAALLHDLGKAHTPADILPRHHGHDLAGVEPVRTVNARWRVPKACAELAELVCRWHIMFHSVAELRPQTILNTLKKTDAFRRPERFQTALNVCVADTQGRLNREHTPYPQREHWLDLRHTANHIDTAAIAAAHQHQPEKIAAAIDKARLEKISPLQQAYKLEHAAARH, from the coding sequence ATGCAAATCTATCTGGTTGGCGGCGCAGTGCGCGATGCCTTATTAAACCTGCCCGTCAGCGACCGCGATTGGGTAGTGGTCGGCGCCGATGCCGATGCCATGCTCAAAGCCGGCTACCGGCCGGTGGGTAAAGACTTTCCCGTGTTCCTGCACCCCGACAGCCACGAAGAATACGCCCTGGCGCGCACCGAACGCAAAACGGCCAAAGGCTATGCCGGTTTCGCCTTTTATGCCGACAAAAACGTTACGCTCGAGCAAGACCTCGCCCGCCGCGATTTAACCATCAACGCCATGGCACAGGCTTCAGACGGCCGTATCATCGACCCGTTTAACGGCCGTAACGACTTGGCCGACGGCCTGCTGCGCCACGTATCCCCCGCCTTCGCCGAAGACCCGGTACGGATTTTGCGCACCGCCCGCTTTGCCGCCCGCTACGGTTTTCAGGTGGCCTCTGAAACCATGGTGCTGATGCAGCAGATGGTAGCCGAAGGCGAAGCCGATGCGCTGGTGGCCGAACGTGTGTGGCAGGAATTGGCCAAAGGCCTGATGGAACCGCAACCGCGTATCATGATCGAAATCCTGCGCGAATGCGGCGCATTGAAAATATTGCTGCCCGAAGTAGATGCGCTTTTCGGCGTACCGCAACGCGCCGACTACCACCCCGAAATCGACACCGGCATACACACACTGATGGTATTGCAACGTGCCGCCGATATGAACCTGAGCCTGCCCGAACGCTATGCCGCGCTGCTGCACGATCTCGGCAAAGCACACACTCCCGCCGATATTCTGCCGCGCCACCACGGCCACGACCTCGCCGGCGTCGAACCCGTGCGCACCGTCAACGCCCGCTGGCGGGTACCCAAAGCCTGCGCCGAGCTGGCCGAATTAGTGTGCCGCTGGCATATCATGTTTCACAGCGTTGCCGAACTGCGGCCGCAAACCATTTTGAATACATTGAAAAAAACCGATGCCTTCCGCCGCCCCGAACGCTTTCAGACGGCCTTGAATGTGTGCGTGGCCGACACGCAAGGCCGCCTGAACCGTGAACACACCCCCTACCCGCAACGTGAACACTGGCTGGATTTACGCCACACCGCCAACCATATCGACACCGCCGCCATCGCCGCCGCCCACCAGCACCAGCCCGAAAAAATCGCCGCCGCCATCGATAAAGCGCGGCTGGAAAAAATCAGCCCGCTGCAACAGGCCTACAAACTCGAACATGCAGCCGCCAGGCATTAA
- a CDS encoding YgfZ/GcvT domain-containing protein, whose product MPTRLPFFSIVRVSGADAAAFLHSQLSNDIEHLQPGEACYATYNTPKGRVIANMLVLNRGDDLLLALAADLAEPVIKRLRMFVLRAKAVFEPLPEFAAAGALPADAVAAGADTPALSFAATQQSNIWTAALPHGGRFSIGPAAALPDYDAAAENAWNTHEIRSGYPWISAATSENAVAQMLNQHTIGGVHFKKGCYPGQEIIARAQYRGQVKRGLAVLSGASLEAAGIAVQANGEEAGIIINSAHSPEGSINLAVIKFSAATAVLTDADGSALQQETLFFTTEAAN is encoded by the coding sequence ATGCCTACCCGTCTGCCTTTTTTCAGCATTGTCCGCGTCAGCGGCGCTGATGCTGCTGCCTTTTTACACAGCCAACTCTCCAACGATATCGAGCATTTGCAGCCCGGCGAAGCCTGCTATGCCACCTACAACACTCCCAAAGGCCGCGTGATTGCCAATATGCTGGTGCTCAACCGCGGTGATGATTTGCTGCTGGCGCTGGCTGCCGACTTAGCCGAGCCGGTCATCAAACGCCTGCGTATGTTTGTTTTACGCGCCAAAGCCGTATTCGAACCTCTGCCCGAATTTGCCGCCGCCGGCGCCCTGCCCGCAGATGCCGTTGCCGCCGGCGCCGATACCCCGGCTCTTTCATTTGCGGCCACACAGCAAAGCAATATCTGGACCGCCGCCCTGCCGCACGGCGGCCGCTTCAGCATCGGCCCTGCCGCAGCGCTCCCCGATTATGACGCCGCTGCCGAAAATGCCTGGAACACACACGAAATCAGAAGCGGCTACCCGTGGATTTCCGCCGCCACCAGCGAAAATGCCGTGGCACAAATGTTAAATCAACACACCATCGGCGGCGTACATTTCAAAAAAGGCTGCTACCCCGGCCAAGAAATTATCGCCCGTGCCCAATACCGCGGCCAAGTCAAACGCGGTTTGGCCGTATTAAGCGGTGCCTCCCTCGAAGCAGCGGGCATTGCCGTGCAGGCAAACGGTGAAGAAGCCGGCATCATCATCAACAGCGCCCACAGCCCCGAGGGCAGCATCAATCTGGCCGTGATCAAATTCTCCGCCGCCACAGCCGTGCTTACCGATGCCGACGGCAGTGCCCTGCAACAAGAAACGCTGTTTTTCACCACAGAAGCAGCAAATTAA
- a CDS encoding heavy metal translocating P-type ATPase, translated as MQQKARFSIDGMTCQACANRIEKVLNKKDFISEAGVNFASEEAQISFDGNRTTAEEIAGIIEKTGYHATLQTDDAPAEIKETHIGWRLWLLFAINIPFIIGMAGMMSGHHHWMMPAMWQFALASIVQLWLAVPFYKSAWASIKGGLANMDVLVTIGTVAIYLYSVFMLFSHRAMGHDGMAHVYFEAGVMVIGFVSLGKFLEERAKKHSLNSLGLLLKLTPKNVNVQREGRWQSLPLNQVQIGDIIRANHGERIAADGIVASGNGWADESHLTGESQPEAKTAGSKVLAGAMMTDGSIVYRAEQLGSQTLLGDMMSALSEAQGSKAPIARVADKVAAVFVPVVVGIAALTFLITWYISADWVNALMNAVAVLVIACPCALGLATPAAIMVGMGKAVNHGIWFKDAAAMEEAAHVDAVVLDKTGTLTQGRPQVAAVWLPSESAYSEADLYRAAAAVEQNAAHPLANAIVKAALERLPDIPESRNAKTEAGAGIAAEVSGFGRVKVGKPEWCGLTLPEDAAEIWQIASIVAVSVNDVPAGAFALADELKTDSAEAIGRLKAHGIDVYVMSGDHQSVVAYIAAQLGIAHAQGNMSPRNKAAAVQKLRNSGKTVAMVGDGINDAPALAAANVSFAMKGGADVAEHTASATLMQHSVNQMVDALLVSRATLKNIKQNLFFAFIYNVLGIPLAAFGFLNPIIAGAAMALSSISVLSNAMRLKWVKID; from the coding sequence ATGCAACAAAAAGCCCGCTTCAGCATCGACGGCATGACCTGCCAGGCCTGTGCCAACCGCATTGAAAAAGTGCTGAACAAAAAAGATTTCATCAGCGAAGCCGGCGTAAACTTCGCCAGCGAAGAAGCGCAAATTTCGTTTGACGGCAACCGCACCACAGCCGAGGAAATCGCCGGCATTATCGAAAAAACAGGCTATCACGCCACCCTGCAAACCGACGATGCGCCTGCTGAAATCAAAGAAACCCATATCGGCTGGCGCTTATGGCTGCTGTTTGCCATCAATATTCCCTTTATCATCGGCATGGCCGGCATGATGAGCGGCCATCACCATTGGATGATGCCCGCCATGTGGCAGTTTGCGCTCGCCAGCATCGTGCAGCTGTGGCTGGCGGTGCCGTTTTACAAAAGCGCGTGGGCATCGATTAAAGGCGGCCTTGCCAATATGGACGTATTGGTAACCATCGGCACGGTAGCGATTTACCTCTATTCGGTATTTATGCTGTTTTCACACCGCGCCATGGGGCACGACGGCATGGCGCACGTGTATTTTGAAGCAGGCGTGATGGTGATCGGCTTCGTGAGCTTGGGCAAATTTCTGGAAGAGCGCGCCAAAAAACACAGCCTCAACAGCCTCGGCCTGCTGCTGAAACTCACGCCGAAAAATGTTAACGTGCAACGTGAAGGCCGCTGGCAGAGCCTGCCGCTTAACCAAGTGCAAATCGGCGATATCATCCGTGCCAACCACGGCGAACGCATTGCCGCCGACGGCATCGTGGCAAGCGGCAACGGCTGGGCAGATGAAAGCCATCTCACCGGCGAATCGCAGCCGGAAGCCAAAACCGCCGGCAGCAAAGTGTTGGCCGGCGCCATGATGACCGACGGCAGCATAGTCTACCGTGCCGAACAGCTCGGCAGCCAAACCCTGCTGGGCGACATGATGAGCGCGCTTTCTGAAGCACAAGGCAGCAAAGCGCCGATTGCCCGCGTGGCCGACAAAGTGGCCGCCGTATTTGTGCCCGTGGTGGTGGGCATTGCCGCGCTCACTTTCCTCATCACTTGGTATATAAGCGCCGATTGGGTAAACGCGCTGATGAATGCCGTGGCCGTGCTGGTGATTGCCTGCCCGTGCGCACTCGGCTTAGCCACGCCCGCCGCCATTATGGTGGGCATGGGCAAAGCGGTGAATCACGGTATTTGGTTTAAAGACGCCGCCGCCATGGAAGAAGCCGCGCATGTAGATGCGGTGGTGCTCGATAAAACCGGCACCCTCACGCAAGGCCGCCCGCAAGTAGCCGCGGTGTGGCTGCCGTCAGAGAGCGCGTATAGCGAAGCCGATTTATACCGCGCCGCTGCCGCCGTTGAGCAAAACGCCGCCCACCCGCTGGCCAACGCCATCGTCAAAGCCGCACTCGAACGCCTGCCCGATATTCCCGAATCCCGCAACGCCAAAACCGAAGCCGGCGCAGGCATTGCAGCCGAAGTATCCGGTTTCGGCCGTGTCAAAGTGGGCAAACCCGAATGGTGCGGCCTGACCCTGCCCGAAGATGCCGCCGAAATCTGGCAGATTGCCAGCATTGTCGCCGTATCGGTCAACGATGTTCCCGCCGGCGCTTTTGCCCTGGCCGATGAACTGAAAACCGACAGCGCCGAAGCCATAGGCCGTCTGAAAGCACACGGCATCGATGTTTATGTGATGAGCGGCGACCATCAAAGCGTGGTGGCCTACATCGCCGCGCAACTCGGCATCGCTCACGCACAAGGCAATATGAGCCCGCGCAACAAAGCCGCCGCCGTACAAAAACTGCGCAACAGCGGCAAAACCGTAGCCATGGTGGGCGACGGCATCAACGATGCGCCCGCGCTGGCCGCCGCCAATGTGAGCTTTGCCATGAAAGGCGGGGCCGATGTGGCCGAACACACCGCCTCGGCCACACTGATGCAGCATTCGGTCAATCAAATGGTTGATGCACTGCTGGTTTCACGCGCCACACTGAAAAACATCAAACAAAATCTATTTTTTGCTTTTATATACAATGTATTGGGCATTCCGCTGGCTGCATTCGGCTTTCTCAACCCGATTATTGCCGGCGCGGCCATGGCGCTCAGCTCAATTTCGGTACTCAGCAACGCCATGCGCCTGAAATGGGTGAAAATCGACTGA
- a CDS encoding heavy-metal-associated domain-containing protein yields the protein MATITLNIGGMTCGGCVNSVTRVLEALDGVGQANVDLAAAQAEIEYDPAKVSTETLIEAVEDAGFDAAV from the coding sequence ATGGCAACCATCACACTCAATATCGGCGGCATGACTTGCGGCGGCTGTGTCAACAGCGTTACCCGCGTATTGGAAGCGCTTGACGGCGTAGGCCAAGCCAATGTCGATCTGGCGGCGGCTCAGGCTGAAATCGAATACGACCCGGCCAAAGTTTCAACTGAAACGCTGATTGAAGCCGTGGAAGATGCCGGTTTTGATGCCGCCGTGTAA
- a CDS encoding DUF4442 domain-containing protein gives MKNWVFAKPARLRRLLNLWPPFLFTGIRITELSDDFRHCRVVLKNWPGTRNANGTQFGGSLFAMTDPIYSLMLMGLLGDKYFIWDKSAHIDFIRPGRGKVFFNCTISDDFLRAVRENTAGGGKYFPELHTLLTDSKGETVAEVNRTLYIRLKPAFRPPENDSCLS, from the coding sequence ATGAAAAACTGGGTATTCGCCAAACCCGCACGTCTGCGCCGGTTGTTAAATCTGTGGCCGCCGTTTTTATTTACCGGCATCCGCATCACTGAGCTTTCCGATGATTTCCGCCACTGCCGCGTTGTGCTGAAAAACTGGCCGGGCACACGCAACGCCAACGGCACCCAATTCGGCGGCAGCCTGTTTGCGATGACCGATCCGATTTACTCGCTGATGCTGATGGGGCTGCTGGGCGACAAATATTTTATTTGGGACAAATCCGCCCACATCGACTTTATCCGCCCCGGCCGCGGCAAAGTGTTTTTCAACTGCACCATCAGCGATGATTTTTTGCGCGCCGTTCGTGAAAATACCGCCGGCGGCGGCAAATATTTCCCTGAGCTGCACACCCTGCTGACCGACAGCAAAGGCGAAACCGTTGCCGAAGTCAACCGCACGCTTTATATCCGCTTGAAACCGGCTTTCAGGCCGCCTGAAAACGATAGCTGTTTAAGTTAA
- a CDS encoding MFS transporter gives MNTATTTAVQLRNNPYKVAVASMVGTAIEFYDYYIYAAAAVLVFNSQFFDKSNPNAAILLSLSTLALAFFARPLGSALFGHFGDKIGRKKTLVASLLTMGVSTVGIGLLPTYQSIGLWAPLLLCVCRIGQGLGLGGEWGGAALVATENAPDGKRAWFGTFPQLGAPIGLLLANGAFFGVSAAFGAEALVEWAWRIPFLASAVLVLVGLYMRLTLHESHVFQEVEDKGLKVDAPVKEVLVKHAGPIIQGTFIMTATYVLFYVMTAFVQVFSKSPVALSAAGHPTGLGIPANTFTGFLMIGAVVFGIFTSISGLFADKIGRRAWLMAVTVGIIAFGLAMPLFLDNGTPMSVLTFIVVGLMLMGCTFGPMAALLPELFPTEVRYSGASLAYNLAAIVGASVATIVAIKLNENFGLMGVGVYLAVNGVLSLLALWSVHETKDVSLMRREIYEP, from the coding sequence ATGAATACTGCAACAACAACTGCTGTACAGCTGCGCAACAATCCCTATAAAGTTGCGGTGGCTTCTATGGTGGGCACCGCCATCGAATTTTACGATTATTATATCTATGCCGCGGCGGCGGTGCTGGTGTTTAACAGCCAGTTTTTTGATAAAAGCAACCCGAATGCGGCCATTTTATTATCACTTTCCACTTTGGCGCTGGCTTTTTTTGCCCGCCCGCTCGGCTCGGCATTGTTCGGCCATTTCGGCGATAAAATCGGCCGTAAAAAAACATTGGTGGCTTCGCTGCTGACCATGGGGGTTTCTACGGTGGGCATCGGCTTGCTGCCCACTTATCAAAGCATCGGCTTGTGGGCGCCGTTATTGCTGTGCGTGTGCCGCATCGGCCAAGGCTTGGGCTTGGGCGGCGAGTGGGGCGGCGCGGCGCTGGTGGCCACTGAAAATGCGCCCGACGGCAAACGCGCCTGGTTCGGCACTTTTCCGCAATTGGGCGCGCCCATCGGCCTGCTGTTGGCAAACGGCGCCTTTTTCGGCGTGAGCGCTGCATTTGGTGCTGAGGCTTTGGTGGAATGGGCGTGGCGGATTCCTTTTCTGGCTTCGGCGGTGTTGGTGCTGGTGGGGCTGTATATGCGGCTGACCCTGCATGAAAGCCACGTGTTTCAAGAGGTGGAAGACAAAGGTCTGAAAGTGGATGCGCCGGTGAAAGAAGTGTTGGTGAAGCATGCCGGTCCGATTATTCAGGGCACATTTATCATGACCGCCACTTATGTGTTGTTTTATGTGATGACGGCTTTTGTGCAGGTGTTTTCAAAAAGCCCGGTGGCGCTCTCTGCCGCCGGCCACCCGACCGGCCTGGGGATTCCGGCCAATACCTTTACCGGCTTTTTGATGATAGGCGCGGTGGTATTCGGCATTTTTACCAGCATTTCGGGCTTGTTTGCCGATAAAATCGGCCGCCGTGCCTGGTTGATGGCAGTTACCGTGGGTATTATCGCCTTTGGTTTGGCGATGCCGTTGTTTTTGGATAACGGCACACCGATGAGCGTGTTAACGTTTATTGTGGTGGGTTTGATGCTGATGGGCTGCACGTTCGGGCCGATGGCGGCGCTGCTGCCGGAGCTGTTCCCCACCGAGGTGCGTTATTCGGGTGCATCGCTGGCTTATAATCTGGCTGCCATTGTCGGCGCATCTGTGGCCACGATTGTGGCCATCAAGCTCAATGAAAATTTCGGCCTGATGGGCGTGGGCGTGTATCTGGCGGTTAACGGCGTGTTGTCGTTGCTGGCACTGTGGAGCGTGCATGAAACGAAAGACGTCAGCCTGATGAGGCGTGAGATTTACGAGCCTTGA
- the glnD gene encoding [protein-PII] uridylyltransferase produces the protein MQTVIQSAIQDLHFKKQQAIEHYRAKRLPMVFFESYGKALETALGALWQEIFAGSALCLLATGGFGRGEMYPGSDLDLAVVAAHPLSEAEQEKVASFVQTLWDMQLAPAIKAGSIDELCQSAQDDITSDTAFLEARFICGSHIIAERTLQRMSLQRDTAAFIEAKLVEMQQRHAKAQGSGAVLEPNVKTCPGGLRDIHTMLWLAKAQGLDAEVHTLISQGIITRAEAGMLMNSHKQLAKIRIDLHLTAGREEDRLIFDLQTQVAESMDLRDDAQYIKSEKLMRTLYRATKTVKQLNGILLPMLRGRVYSRLPRIVHNIDEDYYQVGNQIAAKDKKLFAQKPTHIFKIIQILQSRNDITTIAPQTLRGWWAASQKINRRFYENPVNRERFIGFFKQGSGLTHVARFLNLYGVLGRYLPAWGKIVGLLQHDLFHIYPVDDHILMVLRNMRRLAMDAHSHELPFASALMHGFDKQYILYLAALFHDIAKGRGGDHAQQGIADARAFAADHFLSEEESSLLTWLVEDHLLMSSTAQKEDIQDPDVIARFCAHVKTQERLTALYLLTVADIRGTNPKLWNDWKASLLENLFHSARRHLAGETSSRTVIVSRRQQRAVDLLTQTNTPEKQQQQLWQALGPAYFVRHELQEILWHTANLVHNTDTPQTRTRFLPASDTLQVMVFMPNAPKLFARLSRIFSHHGLNILAARAFVTAHNYILDTFIVQIPPQHEHPDYPNLQSALEAELNNFIHGCRSEEDDTTCGIRSRRSRHLPIAPGIRLMPEEDYPGWYTLELVAVNRPYLLANIAEVLSEQEISLRYAKVSTLDERVEDSFVLYSPHLDNPKNQLELKQALFEQLSN, from the coding sequence ATGCAAACCGTTATCCAGTCTGCCATTCAAGATTTACACTTCAAAAAACAACAAGCCATCGAACACTACCGTGCCAAACGCCTGCCGATGGTGTTTTTCGAAAGCTACGGCAAAGCGCTTGAAACGGCATTGGGCGCACTTTGGCAGGAAATTTTCGCCGGCAGCGCTTTATGCCTGCTGGCCACCGGCGGTTTCGGGCGCGGTGAAATGTATCCCGGTTCCGATTTGGATTTGGCCGTTGTCGCCGCGCATCCGCTATCCGAAGCGGAGCAAGAAAAAGTGGCTTCGTTTGTGCAAACCTTATGGGATATGCAGCTCGCCCCCGCCATCAAAGCCGGCAGCATCGACGAATTATGCCAAAGTGCGCAAGACGACATCACCAGCGATACCGCCTTTCTTGAAGCGCGCTTTATCTGCGGCAGCCACATCATCGCCGAGCGCACCCTGCAACGCATGAGCCTGCAACGCGACACCGCCGCTTTTATCGAAGCCAAGCTGGTGGAAATGCAGCAGCGCCACGCCAAAGCACAAGGCTCGGGCGCGGTGCTCGAACCCAACGTCAAAACCTGCCCGGGCGGCCTGCGCGATATCCACACCATGCTGTGGCTCGCCAAAGCGCAAGGGCTTGATGCCGAAGTGCATACCCTCATCAGCCAGGGCATCATCACCCGCGCCGAAGCCGGCATGCTGATGAACAGCCACAAACAGCTGGCCAAAATCCGCATCGACCTGCACCTCACCGCCGGGCGTGAAGAAGACCGCCTGATTTTCGATTTGCAAACCCAAGTGGCCGAAAGCATGGATTTGCGCGACGATGCCCAATACATCAAAAGCGAAAAGCTGATGCGCACACTCTACCGCGCCACCAAAACCGTCAAACAGCTCAACGGCATTCTGCTGCCGATGCTGCGCGGCCGCGTTTATTCGCGCCTGCCCCGCATCGTGCACAATATTGATGAAGATTACTATCAGGTCGGCAACCAGATTGCCGCAAAAGATAAAAAACTGTTTGCCCAAAAGCCCACCCATATTTTCAAAATCATTCAAATTCTGCAAAGCCGCAACGACATCACCACCATTGCCCCGCAAACCCTGCGCGGCTGGTGGGCCGCTTCGCAAAAAATCAACCGCCGGTTTTATGAAAACCCGGTCAACCGCGAACGCTTTATCGGCTTTTTCAAACAAGGCAGCGGCCTCACCCATGTGGCGCGCTTTCTCAACCTCTACGGCGTGCTCGGCCGCTACCTGCCGGCCTGGGGCAAAATCGTCGGCCTGCTGCAACACGATTTATTTCACATTTATCCGGTAGACGACCACATTCTGATGGTTTTACGCAACATGCGCCGCTTGGCCATGGATGCCCACAGCCACGAGCTGCCGTTTGCCTCGGCGCTGATGCACGGCTTCGACAAACAATACATACTCTACCTGGCCGCCCTGTTTCACGATATTGCCAAAGGCCGCGGCGGCGACCATGCCCAGCAAGGCATTGCCGATGCCCGCGCGTTTGCCGCCGACCATTTTTTAAGCGAAGAGGAAAGCAGCCTGCTTACCTGGCTGGTGGAAGATCATTTATTGATGTCGTCGACCGCTCAAAAAGAAGACATTCAAGACCCCGACGTCATCGCCCGCTTTTGCGCACACGTGAAAACGCAAGAGCGCCTGACCGCGCTTTATCTGCTTACCGTAGCCGACATCCGCGGCACCAACCCCAAATTGTGGAACGACTGGAAAGCCAGCCTGCTCGAAAACCTGTTTCACTCAGCCCGCCGCCATCTGGCCGGCGAAACCAGCAGCCGCACCGTTATCGTCAGCCGCCGCCAGCAACGCGCCGTTGATCTGCTCACCCAAACCAACACACCCGAAAAACAGCAGCAACAATTATGGCAGGCGCTCGGCCCCGCCTATTTCGTGCGCCACGAATTGCAGGAAATCCTCTGGCACACCGCCAACCTGGTGCACAATACCGATACCCCGCAAACCCGCACCCGATTCCTGCCCGCCAGCGACACCCTGCAAGTGATGGTGTTTATGCCCAATGCACCCAAGCTGTTTGCCCGCCTGAGCCGCATTTTCAGCCACCACGGCCTCAACATTTTGGCGGCGCGCGCCTTTGTTACCGCGCACAACTATATTCTCGACACCTTTATCGTGCAGATTCCACCGCAACACGAACACCCTGATTATCCCAACCTGCAAAGCGCTCTCGAAGCCGAGTTGAACAACTTCATCCACGGCTGCCGCAGCGAAGAAGACGATACCACCTGCGGCATACGCAGCCGCCGCAGCCGCCATTTGCCGATCGCGCCCGGCATACGGCTGATGCCCGAAGAAGACTACCCCGGCTGGTATACGCTTGAATTGGTAGCGGTCAACCGCCCCTATCTGCTGGCCAACATCGCCGAAGTGCTTTCCGAACAGGAAATCAGCCTGCGTTATGCCAAAGTGAGCACGCTCGATGAGCGCGTAGAAGACAGCTTCGTGCTCTACAGCCCGCATTTGGACAACCCCAAAAACCAGCTCGAATTAAAACAGGCGCTGTTTGAGCAGTTGAGCAATTAA